A DNA window from Flavobacteriales bacterium contains the following coding sequences:
- a CDS encoding ABC-F family ATP-binding cassette domain-containing protein produces MNYLSAENLSRSYGERVLFKDLTFGIDRGQKMALVAKNGTGKTSLLRILAGLEPSEGSGTATYRNGISVGYLTQEPQLNPEHTVMDAVYDPTNQIMQVVREYELAMLDESDSERMQRSFDAMDRHNAWDIEAQAKEILTSLNITDFDQPIKTLSGGQVKRVAMAKMLIEQPELMILDEPTNHLDIEMIEWLEGFLSGPEKTILMVTHDRIFLDKVCDTIIELEGGQLYKHKGNYSTYLTNRALRQEVEHANVDKAQNLYRKELDWMRRQPKARTTKSKSRQDAFYETEKVAKTNLKQDEMTMEVNMQRMGSKILELHRLRKAYGDRVLMDGFDFKFRRGERIGIVGANGCGKSTLLKMILGQIEPDGGKIVIGETVKVGYYGQDGLEIKDGKRVIEVITDIADHIPLKKGKSISAAQLLERFLFPRHQHYQYVEKLSGGEKKRLYLLTVLMANPNFLILDEPTNDLDILSLNVLEDFLLEFEGCLLIVTHDRHFMNKLVDQLFIFEGNGKIRGFVGNYDQYRFAREEEEDQRKKQSANAKKAQKETEGLAAKGKMGFNEKREFGLLEVEIPKLEAKKVKLTEELEAIVDDHEKLMAVSEEFQRVSNELEEKELRWLELSELEG; encoded by the coding sequence TTGAATTACCTATCAGCCGAAAATCTTAGCCGTTCGTACGGTGAGCGCGTACTTTTTAAAGACCTGACCTTTGGTATTGACCGTGGACAGAAAATGGCGCTGGTAGCCAAGAATGGAACAGGCAAAACCTCGCTTTTGCGAATTTTGGCCGGATTGGAACCATCGGAAGGTTCGGGAACAGCAACCTATCGTAACGGGATCAGCGTTGGTTATCTGACACAGGAGCCACAACTGAATCCGGAACACACGGTAATGGATGCGGTTTACGATCCCACCAATCAGATCATGCAGGTGGTTCGCGAATATGAGTTGGCCATGCTTGATGAGTCGGATTCTGAACGCATGCAACGTTCGTTTGATGCCATGGATCGCCACAACGCTTGGGATATTGAAGCTCAAGCAAAGGAGATTCTCACTTCACTCAACATCACAGATTTTGACCAACCGATAAAGACGCTTTCGGGCGGACAAGTGAAACGGGTGGCAATGGCAAAAATGCTAATTGAGCAACCCGAGCTGATGATCTTGGATGAGCCTACGAACCACTTGGACATTGAGATGATCGAGTGGTTGGAAGGTTTTCTATCTGGTCCTGAGAAAACCATTTTGATGGTAACGCACGACAGGATCTTTTTGGATAAGGTCTGCGATACCATCATTGAATTGGAAGGTGGACAACTCTACAAGCACAAAGGCAATTATTCGACCTATCTGACCAATCGCGCGCTCCGACAAGAAGTAGAGCACGCCAACGTAGATAAGGCGCAGAATCTCTACAGGAAAGAATTGGATTGGATGCGCAGACAGCCCAAGGCGCGCACCACCAAATCAAAATCGAGGCAAGACGCGTTTTACGAAACCGAAAAAGTGGCCAAAACCAACCTGAAACAGGATGAAATGACCATGGAGGTGAACATGCAGCGCATGGGCAGCAAGATCTTGGAATTGCATCGCTTGCGTAAAGCCTATGGCGATCGCGTGCTGATGGATGGTTTCGATTTCAAATTCAGAAGAGGCGAACGCATCGGAATTGTGGGAGCCAATGGCTGCGGAAAATCGACCTTATTGAAAATGATATTGGGTCAGATTGAACCCGATGGCGGCAAGATCGTGATTGGAGAAACCGTGAAGGTTGGTTATTACGGTCAAGATGGTTTAGAGATAAAAGATGGCAAACGGGTGATTGAGGTGATCACGGATATTGCCGATCATATTCCTCTCAAAAAAGGTAAATCCATTTCGGCTGCACAGCTCTTGGAACGCTTTCTTTTCCCGCGACATCAGCATTACCAATACGTTGAGAAACTGAGTGGTGGAGAGAAAAAACGCCTTTATCTACTGACAGTTTTGATGGCCAATCCGAACTTCTTGATTTTGGATGAGCCGACCAACGACCTCGACATTCTGTCCTTGAATGTGCTAGAGGATTTCCTGCTGGAATTTGAAGGTTGCCTCTTGATCGTAACGCACGACAGGCATTTCATGAACAAGCTGGTGGATCAGCTTTTCATCTTCGAAGGAAACGGAAAGATCCGCGGATTTGTAGGCAACTACGATCAATATCGTTTTGCACGCGAAGAGGAAGAAGATCAACGCAAAAAACAATCGGCTAACGCGAAAAAAGCCCAAAAAGAAACTGAAGGTCTTGCCGCCAAAGGCAAAATGGGTTTCAATGAAAAACGCGAATTCGGATTGCTCGAAGTTGAAATCCCAAAACTGGAAGCCAAGAAGGTTAAACTCACCGAAGAGCTCGAAGCAATCGTAGACGACCACGAAAAACTGATGGCTGTATCAGAAGAATTTCAACGCGTTAGCAACGAGTTGGAAGAGAAAGAACTACGCTGGTTGGAATTGAGTGAGTTGGAAGGATAA
- the uvrA gene encoding excinuclease ABC subunit UvrA — translation MPENGEPSPKHNIIIKGARLHNLKNIDLVLPHKKLIVITGLSGSGKSTLAFDTLYAEGQRRYIESLSAYARQFLGKIDKPEVDSILGVSPAIAINQKVKSSNPRSTVGTTTEIYDYLKLLYARIGKTFSPISGTEVKRHTVDSIAEFITKLDDGTKVMIFSPFGVMPKEALSKRFTILKHQGYTRVKLNGVVERIDNIDESSFLAEGNELSVLIDRFVTNSKEENTRIAEAIRTALAEGNNRCSIQVEDETTEFSTEFEADGMRFEEPSVHFFSFNNPYGACKKCEGFGNIIGIDDDLVMPDRSLSIYEEAIVCWRGESMSQYKNQLVQTANKFDFPIHRPLYELTDEQLQLLWDGNQYFDGLNTFFRMLEENSYKIQYRVMLSRYRGKTTCPECKGTKLRKDATYVKVGGKSLSDLVLMPINELAEFFDQLQLSDSEREISKRILTEVTSRLGYMKDVGLGYLDLNRQSATLSGGEAQRIHLASSLGSSLVGSMYILDEPSIGLHPKDTERLISILKRLRDIGNTVIVVEHDEDIMRAADMIVDIGPEAGTHGGEIVFQGTLEDMMKSADTLTTGYLSGKLEIPVPATRRKPKGKLEVIGARQHNLKNVSVTFPLGCLSVITGVSGSGKSTLMKSILYPALKKRFGSYSNKTGQFERLDGDLNRIEDVEFVDQDPIGRSTRSNPVTYIKAYDEIRTLFSDQKAAQLRGYKPKHFSFNVAGGRCEVCEGEGTVKIEMQFMADIIMKCESCEGQRFKQEVLEIKFQDKTIHDVLSMTVDEAMEFFAEHDPKVARKIAPLQEVGLGYVQLGQSSSTLSGGEAQRIKLASFLTKGKNAGKTLFIFDEPTTGLHFHDIHKLLKAFNALLDNGHTIILIEHHPDIIKCADHVIDLGPEGGKNGGTVVFEGTPEELAKCEASATAASIAEKVLKVAKA, via the coding sequence ATGCCCGAGAACGGAGAGCCAAGTCCCAAACACAACATCATCATTAAAGGTGCTAGGCTGCACAACCTCAAAAACATTGACCTTGTGCTACCGCACAAGAAATTGATCGTCATTACAGGGCTTTCTGGTTCGGGCAAATCAACCTTGGCGTTCGATACACTGTATGCTGAGGGGCAAAGACGCTACATCGAAAGTCTTTCAGCCTATGCGCGTCAGTTCTTGGGTAAGATCGATAAACCTGAAGTAGACTCCATTCTTGGCGTTTCGCCAGCCATTGCCATCAATCAGAAGGTAAAATCGAGCAACCCACGTTCAACGGTTGGAACAACTACGGAGATTTACGATTACTTGAAACTCCTGTACGCTAGGATCGGAAAGACCTTCTCTCCTATCTCGGGTACAGAGGTCAAACGGCACACAGTAGATAGTATAGCGGAGTTCATCACCAAATTGGATGATGGCACTAAAGTGATGATTTTTTCACCTTTTGGTGTGATGCCCAAAGAAGCGCTAAGCAAACGCTTCACCATTCTTAAGCATCAAGGCTACACGCGGGTAAAACTGAATGGAGTTGTGGAACGAATTGACAACATTGACGAAAGCAGCTTTTTAGCGGAAGGAAACGAACTTTCGGTGCTCATCGACCGCTTCGTGACCAATTCCAAAGAAGAAAACACACGCATCGCGGAAGCCATCCGAACAGCTCTTGCCGAAGGAAATAACCGTTGTTCTATTCAGGTGGAAGACGAAACAACGGAATTCAGCACTGAGTTTGAAGCGGATGGAATGCGGTTCGAAGAACCTTCCGTTCACTTTTTCAGCTTCAATAATCCTTATGGAGCATGTAAGAAATGTGAAGGTTTCGGAAACATTATCGGCATTGATGATGACCTAGTAATGCCCGATCGCAGCCTCAGCATTTATGAAGAAGCCATTGTCTGTTGGCGTGGCGAAAGCATGAGCCAATACAAGAATCAGCTTGTTCAAACGGCTAATAAATTCGATTTTCCCATTCATCGACCACTGTATGAACTTACTGATGAGCAACTGCAGTTGCTTTGGGACGGCAATCAATACTTCGATGGATTGAACACATTCTTCCGCATGTTGGAAGAGAACAGCTACAAGATCCAATACCGCGTGATGCTTTCGCGCTACCGCGGAAAAACCACTTGCCCAGAATGCAAAGGCACCAAACTGAGAAAAGACGCAACCTATGTAAAAGTGGGAGGCAAAAGTTTATCTGATCTAGTGTTGATGCCGATAAACGAGTTGGCAGAATTCTTTGATCAACTACAACTCAGCGATAGCGAAAGAGAGATCTCGAAGCGAATTCTGACCGAAGTCACATCGAGATTGGGTTATATGAAAGATGTTGGTTTGGGCTATCTCGATCTCAATCGACAATCGGCAACGCTTTCGGGAGGAGAAGCGCAGCGAATTCATTTGGCCAGTTCGCTCGGAAGTTCGTTGGTCGGTTCCATGTATATATTGGATGAACCAAGCATCGGACTTCATCCAAAAGACACCGAAAGGTTGATTTCCATCCTTAAGCGCTTGCGCGACATTGGAAACACCGTGATTGTGGTTGAGCACGATGAAGACATCATGCGCGCTGCGGATATGATCGTTGACATCGGTCCCGAAGCTGGAACGCACGGTGGCGAAATTGTTTTCCAAGGAACATTGGAGGATATGATGAAATCGGCCGATACGCTGACCACAGGATATTTGAGCGGCAAGCTGGAAATTCCCGTTCCTGCAACGCGAAGAAAGCCAAAAGGAAAACTGGAAGTTATTGGCGCGCGACAGCATAATCTGAAGAACGTGAGTGTCACTTTTCCGCTGGGCTGTCTTTCCGTTATTACAGGTGTGAGCGGTTCTGGAAAGAGTACGCTGATGAAAAGCATCCTCTACCCTGCCCTCAAAAAGCGTTTTGGTAGCTACAGCAACAAAACCGGTCAATTTGAGCGCTTGGATGGCGACCTGAACCGTATAGAAGATGTAGAATTCGTAGATCAGGACCCGATCGGTCGATCCACGCGTTCAAATCCAGTTACATACATCAAGGCATACGATGAGATCAGAACACTTTTTTCTGATCAGAAGGCTGCTCAGCTACGCGGATACAAACCGAAGCATTTCTCCTTTAATGTGGCTGGCGGCCGCTGCGAAGTGTGCGAAGGCGAAGGCACAGTGAAGATTGAAATGCAGTTCATGGCAGACATCATCATGAAATGCGAAAGTTGTGAAGGACAACGCTTCAAACAGGAAGTGTTGGAGATCAAATTCCAAGACAAAACCATTCACGATGTGCTAAGCATGACCGTGGATGAAGCGATGGAATTCTTCGCAGAACACGATCCAAAAGTGGCCCGAAAAATTGCTCCGTTGCAAGAAGTTGGTCTTGGTTACGTACAACTCGGACAAAGTAGCAGTACGCTCTCTGGCGGTGAGGCGCAACGTATCAAACTCGCTTCGTTTCTCACCAAAGGAAAGAATGCTGGAAAAACGCTTTTCATCTTTGATGAACCCACTACTGGACTTCACTTCCACGATATTCACAAACTGCTGAAAGCCTTCAACGCGCTTTTAGATAATGGACACACCATTATTCTAATTGAACATCATCCAGACATCATTAAATGTGCAGACCACGTCATTGACCTCGGCCCAGAAGGCGGCAAGAATGGCGGCACTGTTGTGTTTGAAGGAACGCCTGAAGAACTGGCGAAATGTGAAGCTTCTGCTACGGCAGCAAGTATTGCGGAGAAGGTTTTGAAAGTGGCAAAAGCTTGA
- a CDS encoding sigma-70 family RNA polymerase sigma factor, translated as MRVSALSDQELVRLYIRGEEICFEELVNRHKDRLFTYLVLLLKDRKLAEDFFQDTLVKVIHTLKSGKYLEEGKFRPWMLRIAHNLVIDHFRRLKKMRMQHSTEEFDVFEVISCEDLNREEMYVQEQIHSDLRKLVTMLPEDQREVLLMRVYAKMPFKEIAWVTEVSINTALGRMRYALINLRLLMQEHKVKLVA; from the coding sequence ATGCGAGTATCTGCCCTAAGTGACCAGGAGCTGGTCCGACTGTACATCCGAGGAGAAGAGATTTGTTTTGAAGAGTTGGTCAATCGCCACAAGGACAGGCTATTCACCTATTTGGTCTTACTATTGAAAGACCGAAAACTGGCCGAAGATTTCTTTCAAGACACCTTGGTCAAAGTGATCCACACCTTGAAATCAGGAAAGTACCTCGAAGAAGGTAAGTTCAGACCTTGGATGTTGCGCATTGCTCACAATCTGGTTATCGATCATTTCAGACGATTGAAGAAGATGCGCATGCAACATTCAACCGAAGAATTCGATGTGTTTGAGGTGATCAGCTGCGAAGATCTGAACCGCGAGGAAATGTATGTTCAGGAGCAGATCCATTCCGACCTTCGGAAATTGGTGACCATGCTGCCAGAAGATCAACGCGAGGTTTTGTTGATGCGTGTTTACGCAAAAATGCCTTTCAAGGAAATTGCTTGGGTAACTGAAGTAAGCATCAATACTGCGTTGGGTAGGATGCGATATGCACTTATCAATCTGCGCTTGCTGATGCAAGAACATAAGGTGAAACTGGTTGCTTGA
- a CDS encoding PKD domain-containing protein codes for MKHFSSLFLLLFAGISMTSAQNCCNAFEANFSYNPMSVDNGIEFVNLSTGNWSSIVWNFGDGSTSDNESPSHVYNEPGIYQVCIVTENNDCRSELCYEVAVETADECNDFLADYLWSVNPSNSLGVQFENISSQSSDRYIWHFGDGSSSDNMEPYHEYAETGMYQVCLVLETNAGCRSEYCREVCVVAPDPEPPTAANCCDGFEAAFNYFPTQTENRIEIQNQSVGDWDAIVWSFGDGQTSTQNSPDHIYGHPGIYQVCVVIENNDGCRSELCYDVAVETSPDPCNDFLADFVWHENIDSLGIQFENISQGAPGAYIWHFGDGHTSHDSSPYHEYEHPGVYQVCLVIENGDGCRSEYCRSVCVEDFNPCADFETSFTWSPSFNSGFLIEFDGIYSGQINDIIWHFGDGSTSNDENPNHQYTEPGLYEVCLVIENVGGCRSEYCHTIAVETTPDPCENFGADYAWVVDYEHGGVHFENLSTGNPSSYTWHFGDGHTSHDQELTHPYEHTGAYQVCLHIENADGCSAESCQMVYLPSYFFYVAAPLAVSDVDELATMNVYPNPFEDVLRFTEPIIGTIEILDVQGRMVFSKQVFSMSSVNLSELKSGLYLMRISDEDSMKTVRIVKR; via the coding sequence ATGAAACACTTTTCCTCACTATTTCTATTACTATTTGCCGGAATTTCGATGACTAGCGCGCAAAACTGCTGCAATGCGTTTGAAGCCAATTTCTCTTACAATCCAATGTCTGTTGATAACGGGATTGAATTTGTGAACCTATCCACTGGTAATTGGAGTTCCATTGTATGGAACTTCGGAGATGGTTCCACTTCGGATAATGAGAGCCCAAGCCACGTTTATAACGAGCCTGGAATTTACCAAGTATGTATTGTCACCGAGAACAACGATTGCAGAAGCGAATTGTGTTACGAAGTTGCCGTTGAAACTGCTGACGAATGCAACGATTTCCTAGCCGATTACCTGTGGAGTGTCAATCCAAGCAACAGCCTTGGTGTACAGTTTGAAAACATCAGCTCGCAGTCTTCTGACCGTTATATATGGCATTTTGGAGATGGAAGTTCATCAGACAACATGGAACCTTATCACGAATATGCCGAAACTGGAATGTATCAGGTTTGTCTTGTGCTCGAAACAAATGCTGGTTGTAGAAGCGAATATTGCCGCGAGGTTTGCGTAGTGGCTCCAGATCCTGAGCCTCCAACGGCAGCCAATTGCTGCGATGGATTTGAAGCAGCATTTAATTATTTCCCAACTCAAACCGAGAATAGAATTGAAATCCAAAACCAATCTGTTGGCGATTGGGATGCCATTGTCTGGAGTTTTGGGGACGGACAGACATCAACCCAGAACAGCCCCGATCACATTTATGGTCATCCAGGAATCTATCAGGTTTGCGTGGTGATTGAGAACAATGATGGATGTAGAAGCGAGTTGTGCTACGATGTGGCTGTAGAGACTTCTCCTGATCCGTGCAACGACTTCCTCGCTGACTTTGTTTGGCACGAGAACATTGATAGTCTCGGTATTCAGTTTGAGAACATCAGCCAAGGAGCACCTGGCGCATATATCTGGCATTTTGGAGATGGACATACCTCTCATGATTCTAGTCCTTACCACGAATACGAACACCCAGGTGTTTATCAGGTGTGCTTGGTAATTGAGAATGGAGATGGTTGTAGAAGCGAATATTGCCGCAGCGTTTGCGTGGAAGATTTCAATCCATGTGCTGATTTCGAAACATCTTTTACGTGGTCTCCGAGTTTCAACAGCGGTTTTTTAATTGAGTTTGATGGAATTTATTCGGGCCAGATCAATGATATCATTTGGCATTTTGGCGATGGTTCTACTTCGAATGATGAAAATCCTAACCATCAATACACGGAACCCGGATTGTATGAGGTTTGCTTGGTAATTGAGAATGTTGGAGGTTGCAGAAGCGAATATTGCCACACCATTGCTGTGGAAACCACGCCAGATCCGTGCGAAAATTTCGGAGCTGATTACGCTTGGGTTGTCGACTACGAGCATGGTGGCGTTCACTTCGAAAACCTGTCTACAGGAAATCCATCAAGCTATACTTGGCACTTTGGCGATGGTCACACTTCGCACGATCAGGAATTGACACATCCTTATGAGCATACGGGAGCTTACCAAGTTTGTTTGCATATTGAAAATGCAGACGGATGTTCCGCTGAATCATGTCAGATGGTATATCTGCCGTCTTACTTTTTCTATGTTGCCGCGCCTCTTGCAGTTTCAGATGTGGATGAACTCGCTACGATGAATGTTTATCCGAATCCGTTCGAAGATGTCCTTCGTTTTACAGAGCCAATAATTGGCACAATAGAGATTCTGGATGTTCAGGGAAGAATGGTTTTTAGCAAGCAGGTTTTTAGCATGAGTTCCGTCAACCTTTCTGAATTGAAATCAGGTCTTTACCTGATGAGAATCTCAGATGAGGATTCCATGAAAACGGTACGAATCGTAAAAAGATAA
- a CDS encoding GWxTD domain-containing protein gives MKISRILACLSLVVFVSGCYTERISNQNLSYLYDTDASFLHPEFNVLHKNDSVTELHFRINSNELLYLFNSTSEFHSSFFRIRYEVYTQLESKLLIDSSVVIFADSSLVLQGKTISGIIELKPSKVKQSLLKVDLVDLRRNSRIKRYFEIDRRNPNCRQFFTLKLAGSNQPLGRNYVKADEQFILTHVSGADKAIVRYYNREFPLPKPPFSVETPKAFDYQADSIFELAFGQPLLLPEKGFYHFQVSDTTKDGFTLYRFDETFPSVKKVEDLIEPLRFINSNSEYKQLVEADFPKAEVDRFWLKVAGNPDRAKLLIQKYYSRVENSNQFFSSFTEGWKSDRGLIYLIFGPPNIIYKNTNSEHWIYGEEENPSSLGVTFYKIDNPFTDNDFRLDRSPIYKSSWYSAVDMWRQGRVYTDN, from the coding sequence ATGAAGATCAGTAGGATTCTTGCCTGTCTCAGTTTGGTGGTTTTTGTTTCGGGTTGCTACACCGAACGCATCTCCAATCAGAACCTTTCTTATCTGTACGATACAGATGCATCTTTTCTTCATCCTGAATTCAATGTGCTGCATAAGAATGATTCGGTTACTGAACTTCATTTTCGCATCAATTCCAACGAACTTTTGTATCTGTTCAACTCAACAAGCGAATTCCATTCTTCATTCTTCCGAATTCGCTACGAGGTTTACACACAACTCGAAAGCAAATTACTGATTGACAGCTCGGTGGTGATCTTTGCTGACAGTTCGTTGGTTTTGCAAGGAAAGACCATCAGCGGAATCATCGAATTGAAACCTTCAAAGGTGAAGCAATCGTTGCTGAAGGTCGATCTTGTTGATCTTCGAAGAAACTCGCGCATAAAACGCTATTTCGAGATTGACAGACGCAACCCGAACTGCAGGCAATTCTTTACGCTGAAATTGGCTGGTTCCAATCAACCTTTAGGTCGGAATTATGTGAAAGCGGACGAGCAATTCATTCTCACGCATGTGAGTGGTGCAGACAAAGCCATTGTGCGATACTATAACCGCGAATTCCCATTACCTAAACCACCGTTTTCGGTAGAAACACCAAAGGCATTCGATTATCAGGCTGATAGCATTTTTGAACTCGCTTTTGGCCAACCGTTGTTGCTTCCAGAAAAAGGCTTTTACCATTTTCAGGTTTCAGATACCACCAAGGACGGCTTCACGCTTTACCGATTTGACGAAACATTTCCTTCCGTTAAAAAGGTGGAAGACCTGATTGAACCGTTGCGTTTCATCAACAGCAATTCAGAATACAAACAATTGGTAGAAGCCGATTTTCCGAAAGCTGAGGTAGATCGCTTTTGGCTCAAAGTGGCTGGAAATCCTGATCGTGCTAAGTTGCTTATTCAGAAGTACTATTCAAGAGTGGAAAATTCCAACCAATTCTTTTCCAGTTTCACTGAAGGTTGGAAAAGCGACCGAGGCTTGATCTACCTCATTTTTGGTCCACCGAACATCATTTATAAGAACACCAATTCGGAACACTGGATCTATGGCGAGGAAGAAAATCCATCTTCGCTCGGAGTTACTTTCTACAAGATTGACAATCCATTTACCGACAACGATTTCCGATTGGATCGCTCGCCTATTTACAAAAGCAGTTGGTACAGTGCAGTTGATATGTGGCGCCAAGGCCGTGTTTATACAGACAATTGA
- the rmuC gene encoding DNA recombination protein RmuC: MEFAFLIVGILVGAAVGFLLGKRGTTSELDSGELEKLKLEKATLAEGERRLSEERDILKADLKETQDRLSETEQSLASARTHFKDQENRQNDQKKEFEELNKRFNTEFENLANKILDEKSKKFTDQNKENLESILTPLRDRIKDFEKKVDEKYDNEQKERASLQGEIKLLHQLNKEISQEAHNLTAALKGDSKKQGNWGELILERILESSGLIKGEEYTTQETTYNDEGDRLFPDVVIQLPDNKQIIIDSKVSLVAYERFVNSDDDAEADKWIKAHVLSVKNHIKGLSDKNYHTSKGMNSPEFVLMFMPIESSFSASIRADDELFNYAWDKRIVIVSPSTLLATLRTVSSIWKQDRQTKNAIDIAEQSGLLYDKFVGFIEDMKKIGDRLDSTQKVYQEGMKKLSEGSGNLVKRAEELKKMGAKASKQLPSEILGLEDEDQ, translated from the coding sequence ATGGAATTTGCATTTTTAATAGTAGGTATTTTGGTTGGCGCGGCAGTAGGTTTTCTGCTTGGAAAACGCGGTACAACAAGTGAATTGGACAGTGGCGAATTGGAGAAGCTGAAGCTCGAAAAAGCAACACTTGCTGAAGGCGAAAGACGTTTATCTGAAGAACGCGACATCCTGAAAGCGGACCTGAAAGAAACGCAAGACCGATTGTCTGAAACGGAGCAAAGTCTTGCTTCGGCACGAACGCACTTCAAAGACCAGGAGAACAGGCAGAATGATCAGAAAAAGGAATTCGAGGAACTGAACAAGCGTTTCAATACCGAATTTGAGAATCTCGCCAACAAAATATTGGACGAGAAATCGAAGAAATTCACCGATCAGAACAAGGAAAATCTGGAGAGTATTCTTACACCACTTCGCGACAGGATCAAGGATTTTGAAAAGAAAGTGGACGAGAAATATGATAATGAACAAAAAGAACGTGCTTCGTTGCAAGGCGAGATCAAACTGCTTCATCAACTCAATAAAGAAATCAGTCAGGAAGCGCACAACCTAACTGCTGCGCTGAAAGGAGATAGTAAGAAACAGGGAAATTGGGGCGAATTGATTTTGGAGCGGATTCTTGAAAGTTCTGGCCTGATAAAAGGTGAAGAATACACCACTCAGGAAACAACCTATAATGATGAAGGTGATAGACTTTTTCCAGATGTTGTCATTCAACTTCCAGACAATAAGCAGATCATTATCGACAGCAAAGTCTCGTTGGTTGCTTACGAACGGTTTGTGAATTCGGATGATGATGCAGAAGCAGACAAATGGATAAAAGCGCATGTGTTATCGGTGAAAAACCACATCAAGGGTCTTTCTGATAAGAATTATCACACATCAAAAGGGATGAACAGCCCAGAATTCGTGCTGATGTTCATGCCCATTGAAAGTAGCTTCAGTGCATCGATTCGAGCTGATGATGAACTCTTCAATTATGCTTGGGATAAACGCATTGTGATCGTAAGTCCTTCTACGCTACTTGCCACATTGCGCACTGTTTCCTCCATTTGGAAACAGGACCGCCAGACCAAAAATGCCATTGATATTGCGGAACAGAGCGGCCTGCTTTACGACAAGTTTGTTGGCTTTATTGAAGACATGAAAAAGATCGGTGACCGATTGGATTCCACACAAAAAGTGTATCAGGAAGGAATGAAAAAACTATCTGAAGGCTCAGGGAATCTGGTCAAACGTGCCGAAGAATTGAAGAAAATGGGCGCTAAGGCAAGTAAGCAACTTCCCAGCGAAATCTTAGGTTTGGAAGATGAAGATCAGTAG